One window of the Allosaccharopolyspora coralli genome contains the following:
- a CDS encoding SDR family NAD(P)-dependent oxidoreductase translates to MSTSTETTGNGTRSAVITGASSGIGAATARQLAAAGYRVVLGARRVDRLTALAEETGGVAVPLDVTDPESVESFVREVPECNVLINNAGGAKGLATVANADEDDWRWMWETNVLGTLRLTKALLPKLVESGDGHVVTITSVAALEAYDNGSGYTSAKHAQAALHRTLRGEHLGEPVRFTELAPGMVETEFSEVRFKGDTEKASKVYQGLTPLSADDVADVITFAVTRPSHVNLDQIVLKPRDQHSATRAHRS, encoded by the coding sequence GTGAGCACTTCAACGGAGACGACAGGAAACGGAACCCGTTCGGCCGTGATCACGGGAGCGAGTTCGGGAATCGGCGCCGCGACGGCGCGGCAGCTCGCCGCCGCCGGATACCGCGTGGTGCTGGGCGCGCGCCGGGTGGACCGGTTGACCGCGCTCGCGGAGGAGACCGGCGGGGTCGCCGTTCCGCTGGACGTGACCGACCCCGAGTCCGTCGAGTCGTTCGTGCGAGAGGTTCCCGAGTGCAACGTGTTGATCAACAACGCGGGTGGCGCGAAGGGGCTGGCGACCGTCGCCAACGCCGACGAGGACGACTGGCGCTGGATGTGGGAGACGAACGTGCTCGGCACGTTGCGGCTCACCAAGGCACTGCTGCCGAAGCTCGTGGAGTCCGGTGACGGCCACGTCGTGACGATCACCTCGGTCGCCGCGCTGGAGGCCTACGACAACGGCTCGGGCTACACCTCGGCGAAGCACGCGCAGGCCGCTCTGCACCGCACCCTGCGCGGCGAGCATCTCGGCGAGCCGGTGCGGTTCACCGAACTCGCGCCCGGCATGGTGGAAACGGAGTTCTCCGAGGTCCGGTTCAAGGGCGACACCGAGAAGGCGTCGAAGGTTTACCAGGGCCTGACGCCGTTGAGCGCCGACGACGTCGCCGACGTCATCACGTTCGCGGTGACCCGGCCGTCGCACGTGAACCTCGACCAGATCGTGCTCAAACCGCGCGATCAGCACTCGGCGACCCGCGCACACCGCAGCTGA
- a CDS encoding chymotrypsin family serine protease, with product MTTTSELRDKAIIRPVKRAVEDDLLDLPGVLAVDIGEKRVAGRRTGHQAIVVSVGRKGAPVGGKAVPDDVLGIPTDVIEEAPVPHHGRCAPRTPVRTDEARTCIRGMLGRGIAPCRSVRLVPPEAPPGRYRRVGTVGVMVHDHERASHAMGLTTFDVACMDDAWSVGDHMLDPESGEVYAELARAALSGRVDAAAVDLKDGVARTCVIRGIGPVAGKSPAENGAMVRKTGYATGTTSGTVVSTDTTLRLDHGPAIGRRVLREQVRVDGDPVFAAPGDAGAALVDAAGRVVGLHCAGNRDGTVGFACPIGEVLDELDVELCVAPPQN from the coding sequence ATGACCACCACGAGCGAACTCCGGGACAAGGCGATCATCCGCCCAGTGAAGCGAGCGGTCGAGGATGACCTCCTCGACCTGCCCGGCGTGCTCGCCGTCGACATCGGCGAGAAACGGGTGGCCGGACGCCGTACCGGGCATCAGGCGATCGTCGTCTCCGTCGGCCGGAAAGGCGCACCGGTCGGCGGAAAAGCAGTCCCCGACGACGTGCTCGGCATCCCGACCGACGTGATCGAGGAGGCGCCCGTGCCGCACCACGGGCGTTGCGCCCCCCGCACACCTGTGCGGACCGACGAGGCGCGGACGTGCATACGCGGCATGCTCGGCCGCGGGATCGCACCATGCCGATCGGTGCGGCTCGTGCCCCCGGAAGCGCCACCGGGCCGGTACCGCAGGGTCGGCACGGTCGGCGTGATGGTCCACGACCACGAGCGCGCGAGCCACGCCATGGGACTCACGACCTTCGACGTCGCGTGCATGGACGACGCCTGGAGCGTCGGTGATCACATGCTCGACCCCGAGTCGGGCGAGGTTTACGCGGAACTCGCCCGCGCGGCCCTGTCCGGCCGGGTCGACGCCGCTGCCGTGGACCTGAAGGACGGCGTCGCGCGGACCTGCGTCATCCGTGGAATCGGTCCCGTGGCGGGGAAATCCCCAGCCGAGAACGGTGCCATGGTGCGCAAGACCGGATACGCGACCGGAACGACCTCCGGCACCGTCGTGTCCACCGACACGACACTACGGCTCGATCACGGGCCGGCCATCGGACGTCGTGTACTGCGTGAACAGGTCCGGGTCGACGGGGACCCGGTCTTCGCGGCGCCCGGCGACGCGGGGGCGGCGCTGGTGGACGCCGCCGGTCGCGTCGTCGGCCTGCACTGTGCGGGAAACCGGGACGGCACGGTCGGATTCGCCTGCCCGATCGGGGAAGTTCTCGACGAGCTCGACGTGGAGCTCTGCGTCGCTCCCCCACAGAACTGA
- a CDS encoding UDP-N-acetylmuramate dehydrogenase, whose product MALVNTSTSGAGESRGPTRDDQPLASHTTLRLGGPATGHVVAHDAETLAAAIREADAAGRRLLVLGGGSNLVVADEGFDGHVVRIATRGCRFDSLGDGLVQLTAEAGENWDDVVARTVEQGLGGLECLSGIPGLTGATPVQNVGAYGVEISETLVSVDLLDRTSGTVRTVPASELGLTYRSSVLKHNDRAVVLRVRFQLRDGGLSAPIRYAELARTLGVDPGEQVDAGKARDAVLALRRGKGMVLDPVDHDTWSAGSFFTNPIVPAWEAPAALERLRAVVGEDARVPQYPAADDATKFSAAWLIERAGYGKGHAGPGGRVALSTKHTLALTNRGSGTTADLLSLAREVRDGVHSTFGLTLRPEPVLVDCALD is encoded by the coding sequence TTGGCCCTCGTGAACACCTCCACGTCCGGTGCCGGTGAGTCGCGCGGCCCGACCCGCGACGACCAGCCCCTCGCATCGCACACCACCCTGCGGCTGGGTGGTCCCGCCACCGGCCACGTGGTCGCCCACGACGCCGAAACGCTCGCTGCGGCGATTCGTGAGGCAGACGCGGCCGGGCGTCGGCTGTTGGTACTCGGCGGCGGCTCCAACCTCGTGGTCGCCGACGAGGGTTTCGACGGTCACGTCGTGCGTATCGCCACCCGAGGCTGCCGGTTCGACAGCCTCGGCGACGGCCTCGTGCAGCTCACGGCCGAAGCAGGGGAGAACTGGGACGACGTGGTGGCCCGCACCGTCGAACAGGGACTCGGGGGGCTGGAGTGCCTGTCCGGCATCCCGGGGCTCACGGGTGCGACGCCGGTCCAGAACGTCGGAGCCTACGGCGTCGAGATCTCGGAAACACTCGTCTCCGTGGACCTGCTCGATCGCACGTCGGGGACGGTGCGCACGGTTCCTGCCTCGGAGCTGGGACTGACGTACCGCAGCAGTGTGCTCAAGCACAACGATCGCGCCGTGGTGCTGCGGGTGCGGTTCCAGCTGCGCGACGGCGGTCTCTCTGCGCCGATTCGCTACGCGGAGCTGGCCCGGACGCTCGGTGTGGACCCCGGTGAACAGGTCGACGCCGGAAAGGCACGGGACGCCGTGCTGGCACTTCGGCGCGGCAAGGGCATGGTGCTCGATCCCGTCGACCACGACACCTGGAGCGCCGGGTCGTTCTTCACCAACCCGATCGTGCCTGCCTGGGAGGCGCCTGCCGCGCTGGAACGCCTGCGGGCCGTCGTCGGGGAGGACGCCCGGGTACCGCAGTATCCCGCCGCCGACGACGCGACGAAGTTCTCGGCCGCATGGTTGATCGAACGCGCCGGATACGGGAAGGGCCACGCGGGGCCCGGTGGTCGGGTGGCGTTGTCCACCAAGCACACGCTCGCGCTGACCAATCGCGGCTCGGGCACCACGGCGGACCTGTTGTCGCTCGCGCGCGAGGTCCGCGACGGCGTGCACAGCACCTTCGGCCTCACGTTGCGGCCGGAGCCCGTGCTCGTCGACTGTGCCCTCGACTGA
- a CDS encoding DUF2505 domain-containing protein, translating into MARRIEHRSTLTWPAQQVHGALIDKDYLRDRLEALGGQEAELVEYTDTEDGVHVRMRQAVHAEDLPSVARTVVGEDVKIDRSETWRREDDGHFTGEVAAAIPGVPCTITGSMWLHDVDGQDGSCEFVVEGSVKVSVPFVGGKLEDFVAEQVQKLLGAEEGYTAEWLAQRS; encoded by the coding sequence ATGGCACGCCGCATCGAGCACCGCAGCACCCTCACCTGGCCCGCGCAGCAGGTCCACGGAGCGTTGATCGACAAGGACTATCTCCGGGACCGGCTGGAAGCACTCGGCGGGCAGGAGGCGGAGCTCGTCGAGTACACCGACACCGAGGACGGCGTGCACGTCCGGATGCGCCAGGCGGTGCACGCGGAGGACCTGCCCTCGGTCGCCCGCACCGTGGTCGGCGAGGACGTCAAGATCGACCGCAGTGAGACCTGGCGCCGCGAGGACGACGGGCACTTCACCGGCGAGGTCGCGGCCGCCATCCCCGGCGTACCGTGCACGATCACCGGTTCGATGTGGCTGCACGACGTCGACGGCCAGGACGGCTCGTGCGAGTTCGTCGTCGAGGGCAGTGTGAAGGTCTCGGTTCCGTTCGTGGGCGGCAAGCTGGAGGACTTCGTCGCCGAGCAGGTGCAGAAGCTGCTGGGTGCCGAGGAGGGCTACACCGCCGAATGGCTCGCGCAGCGGTCGTGA
- a CDS encoding methyltransferase domain-containing protein — MARAAVVTHEAPRKKKPRLAAGRARALGMPTRGTTNPNRLRRVDRWLTGTPQVTRALSGRSEPLVVDLGYGSSPVTTVELARRLRTVRSDVRVVGLEIDDERVAAGKAVADPPHLDFRVGGFEFAGLAAGVAGSTGPRLVRALNVLRQYTEPEAWDAWRGMCARLAPDGLLVEGTCDEIGRRCCWVTLDRNGPRTLTLACRPDSLDRPSDLAERLPKTLIHRNVPGEPVHALLTELDTCWDLAAPKTPFGPRARWADAILRLAERGSGRVLDRWRRWRLGEVTVAWSAVAPAS; from the coding sequence ATGGCTCGCGCAGCGGTCGTGACCCACGAGGCTCCGCGGAAAAAGAAGCCGCGTTTGGCCGCGGGACGCGCCCGCGCGCTCGGGATGCCGACCCGCGGGACCACGAACCCGAACCGGTTGCGCCGTGTCGACCGCTGGCTGACCGGAACACCGCAGGTCACGCGTGCCCTCAGCGGCCGAAGTGAGCCGCTGGTCGTCGACCTCGGCTACGGCTCCTCGCCGGTGACCACCGTGGAGCTGGCGAGGAGGCTGCGCACGGTCCGGTCGGACGTGCGGGTCGTCGGGCTGGAGATCGACGACGAGCGGGTCGCCGCCGGTAAGGCGGTCGCCGACCCGCCGCACCTGGACTTTCGCGTCGGCGGCTTCGAGTTCGCCGGTCTCGCCGCCGGCGTCGCCGGTTCGACCGGCCCGAGGCTGGTGCGGGCACTCAACGTGCTGCGGCAGTACACCGAACCGGAAGCGTGGGACGCGTGGCGCGGGATGTGCGCACGGCTGGCTCCGGACGGACTGCTCGTCGAAGGAACCTGCGACGAGATCGGACGGCGGTGTTGCTGGGTCACGCTCGACCGGAACGGACCGCGCACGTTGACGCTCGCGTGCCGTCCGGACTCTCTCGACCGGCCTTCGGACCTCGCAGAACGGTTGCCGAAGACGCTGATACACCGCAACGTGCCCGGCGAGCCGGTGCACGCGCTGCTGACCGAGCTCGACACCTGCTGGGATCTCGCGGCACCGAAGACGCCGTTCGGCCCGCGCGCCCGGTGGGCCGACGCGATCTTACGGCTCGCCGAGCGGGGTAGCGGGCGGGTCCTCGACCGGTGGCGGCGCTGGCGCCTCGGCGAGGTCACCGTCGCCTGGTCCGCCGTCGCCCCCGCGAGCTGA
- a CDS encoding maleylpyruvate isomerase N-terminal domain-containing protein — MASDFTLQHLRDQAAAFREAVARTDGRAAVPTCPGWDSLTLLRHLARVYSMASIALRTSPDEQPSQFPVAPRELTDALSWFDDRLTELHEALSTEDNDGRVWSWVGPVDPGWWARRAAHETAIHRLDMEHALADLGADRSDELLFDPTFAADGIDEMLTVLFEGTRDWEREHYAGKVLYHAADAGRTWLVTYHDTRPPEVGVPHDPALARDEVDSTVAGTADALFRKVWGRPSHALVQGDEELATLVNGVGPR, encoded by the coding sequence ATGGCGAGCGATTTCACTCTGCAACACCTGCGAGACCAGGCTGCCGCGTTCCGTGAGGCCGTCGCCCGGACCGATGGACGTGCGGCAGTCCCGACCTGTCCCGGCTGGGACAGCCTCACATTGCTCCGCCACCTCGCCAGGGTGTATTCGATGGCCAGCATCGCCCTGCGCACGTCTCCCGACGAGCAGCCATCCCAGTTCCCGGTCGCTCCGCGCGAGTTGACCGACGCGCTGTCCTGGTTCGACGACCGGCTCACCGAGCTCCACGAAGCTCTGTCCACCGAGGACAACGACGGTCGGGTGTGGTCGTGGGTGGGCCCGGTCGATCCCGGCTGGTGGGCCCGCCGCGCCGCGCACGAGACCGCGATCCACCGGCTCGACATGGAGCACGCGCTCGCCGACCTCGGCGCCGACCGGTCGGACGAGCTGTTGTTCGACCCGACGTTCGCCGCCGACGGTATCGACGAGATGCTCACCGTGCTGTTCGAGGGAACCCGCGACTGGGAACGGGAACACTACGCCGGAAAGGTGCTGTATCACGCCGCCGACGCGGGACGGACCTGGTTGGTGACCTACCACGACACGCGACCTCCCGAGGTCGGCGTCCCACACGATCCCGCGCTGGCCCGCGACGAGGTCGACAGCACGGTCGCCGGTACCGCCGACGCGCTCTTCCGCAAGGTCTGGGGGCGTCCGAGCCACGCGCTGGTCCAGGGCGACGAGGAACTCGCCACGCTCGTCAACGGCGTCGGTCCCCGGTGA
- a CDS encoding YbaK/EbsC family protein, which translates to MTEQWHTAAGTLEVLEALQRPDLLADPVRESLRGLDDARSVGVVEIDPDLADTAEFCATYGSPLELSANCVVVAGKRAGEVRYAACLVLATTRADVNNVVRRRLDVRKASFAGTDEAVELTGMAYGGITPFGLPAWPVWLDPAVAEAPAVVVGSGVRRSKLIVPGELLTRLTGAEVVDGLGKPVS; encoded by the coding sequence ATGACTGAGCAGTGGCACACGGCAGCGGGAACGCTCGAGGTCCTGGAGGCGCTGCAACGACCGGACTTGCTGGCGGATCCCGTGCGGGAGTCGCTGCGCGGCCTCGATGACGCGAGGTCGGTCGGAGTCGTGGAGATCGATCCGGACCTCGCCGACACGGCCGAATTCTGCGCGACGTACGGGTCCCCATTGGAGCTGTCGGCGAACTGTGTCGTCGTCGCGGGAAAACGCGCCGGTGAGGTCCGCTACGCCGCGTGCCTCGTGCTCGCCACGACCCGCGCGGACGTGAACAACGTGGTGCGTCGCCGGCTCGACGTGCGCAAGGCTTCGTTCGCGGGAACGGACGAAGCGGTGGAGCTGACCGGCATGGCCTACGGCGGCATCACACCGTTCGGGCTTCCAGCGTGGCCGGTGTGGCTGGATCCTGCGGTGGCCGAGGCACCCGCGGTCGTCGTGGGAAGCGGCGTGCGTCGCAGCAAGCTCATCGTCCCCGGCGAGCTGCTCACGAGGTTGACCGGTGCCGAGGTCGTGGACGGGCTCGGCAAGCCCGTGTCCTGA